Below is a window of Herminiimonas arsenicoxydans DNA.
TGGTCAACGCCTATGCACGCTATGCGCTGGACACCTGTTTCGATAGTGTGGATTCGATCGACATCATTGACATCAATGCGGGTAATCACGGCCGTTACTTTGCGACTAACTTCGATCCGGAAATCAATTTCCGCGAGTTCACCTCGACAGTCTGGTCCTGGGAGAACAATGCATGGAAGGCGAATGCCATGTTCGAGCGTTCGCAAGAATGGGATATGCCGGTGACGGGCAAGAGCACCACCTACCTGACCGGGCACGATGAACTGCATTCCATGTCGCAGAATCTAGGTGTGCCGAACATTCGTTTCTGGATGAGTTTTGGCGAACACTACATCAATGTTTTCACGGTCCTCAAGAATCTGGGTTTGTTGTCCGAGCAGCCGGTGCGCACGGCACGAGGTTTGGAAGTAGTACCGCTGGAAGTCGTCAAAGCCGTACTACCCGATCCTGCCTCATTGGCAGCCGGTTACACCGGCAAGACCTGTATCGGCGATCTGATCAAGGGCGTCAAGAATGGCATTCCGCAGGAAGTGTTGATCTACAACGTCTGTGATCACAAAGTGTGTTTTGAGGAAGTGGGTAGTCAGGCCATTTCCTACACTGCCGGCGTGCCTGCCGTGGCGGCGGCCATGCTGATCGCTAATGGGACGTGGGATGTCGGCGAGATGGTCAATGTGGAAGAGCTTGATCCGATGCCATTCATCGCCTTGATGAACCGGATGGGGCTAGTGACGCGCATCCGCGATGCACAAGGGGATAGGGTGGTCGATCCAGAGCTGGACATGGATCAGAAAGCCGTCGCAGGCAGACGCGTCAGCTATGGATGAGTTGCTACTCGGTGGGATGAGAGGCGCGGCGCTATCCGCTGAACGGGGTGTCTTGCGATTTAGAGATTGAGCCTAACCTTAATTTCAGGCTAAGGCCAGCGAGCGCCGGAGGAGTGTATCCAGCTCCGGCGCTCGCTGGCGAGTTGCTATTTGAACTTGCCAGTCTTGGTTGTTAGCTAAGCAATGGCGAATACCAATCCGG
It encodes the following:
- a CDS encoding Conserved hypothetical protein, saccharopine dehydrogenase family (Evidence 4 : Homologs of previously reported genes of unknown function), producing MKRNVLIIGAGGVAHVVAHKCAQNNAVLGDIHIASRTLSKCRAIIDSVHEKGSMQQDRHLQAHALDALDIDATKFLIRATHSRIVINAGSPFLNMSVLQACIETGAAYLDTAIHEDPSKVCETPPWYANYEWKRRQACKDARVTAVLGVGFDPGVVNAYARYALDTCFDSVDSIDIIDINAGNHGRYFATNFDPEINFREFTSTVWSWENNAWKANAMFERSQEWDMPVTGKSTTYLTGHDELHSMSQNLGVPNIRFWMSFGEHYINVFTVLKNLGLLSEQPVRTARGLEVVPLEVVKAVLPDPASLAAGYTGKTCIGDLIKGVKNGIPQEVLIYNVCDHKVCFEEVGSQAISYTAGVPAVAAAMLIANGTWDVGEMVNVEELDPMPFIALMNRMGLVTRIRDAQGDRVVDPELDMDQKAVAGRRVSYG